In Streptomyces sp. NBC_00344, the genomic window CAGGACTGCGGCGCGCACCGGTCGGTGATCAAGGTCATTTCGGAGCGGGCGAGGAAGCCCGCGGAGTCCTGACCGGTCGTCGGCACACCGTTGGCGCCGTCGTCGAGCAGGCGCGTCAGCATGCTCGCCTTGCGGGGGCCTTCGATGCCCAGCGCCAGGTCGGGCTTGGCGTCGATCGCTCCCGCCACATCGACGAGCCGTACGACGACGTCGTCCCGCTGGAAGATGGTGCTGCTGGCGACCGGGCTGGTCGGGTCATCGGCCGCCGACTCGTCCTGACTGGCCAGCAGGCGGGCCAGGGCCGTGCCGCAGCCCTCCTTGGCCTGGTAGAACAGCGCGTGCCGCCGCACGTCCGAGGGGGCGTGCCGGCCGGCGGACTCGTGGTGCACCATCGGCAGCGCGGCCCTGGTGAAGAACGTCCTGGCGGAGTTGAGGTCGCTGAGGTCCCGGTCCTGCTCCAGATAGGGGTTGATCGCCTCTTCCACAGCGCGGATCTCGGGCTGCTGGGAGACATGGCGCAGAGCGGCCAGCAGGTCGCCCTCGACCTCCACGGCCCGCACGACCCGGTTTCCGTGCA contains:
- a CDS encoding SchA/CurD-like domain-containing protein is translated as MTVLSERVSQSAFDGSRLRVVLLLDLHEGAQEQFLQAYEHMRRQVASVPGHVSDELCQSIENPSQWLITSEWETAPPFLAWVNSEEHVEMVQPLHSCVRNTRSLRYSVLRETGNSARSSSPDAVVRGTLQAAPRLGDGVVRHALTFTVKPGSEDVVAKILSGYASPEARVDENTRLRRTSLFMHGNRVVRAVEVEGDLLAALRHVSQQPEIRAVEEAINPYLEQDRDLSDLNSARTFFTRAALPMVHHESAGRHAPSDVRRHALFYQAKEGCGTALARLLASQDESAADDPTSPVASSTIFQRDDVVVRLVDVAGAIDAKPDLALGIEGPRKASMLTRLLDDGANGVPTTGQDSAGFLARSEMTLITDRCAPQS